Proteins from one Pseudarthrobacter sp. BIM B-2242 genomic window:
- the ald gene encoding alanine dehydrogenase has translation MIIGVPKEIKNNEFRVAITAAGVHEFRSSGHTVLVERGAGLGSGITDEEYAIAGAEIVADADDVWGRADMIMKVKEPIKAEYHRFRKGLVLFTYLHLAAEPELTQELINSGVTAIAYETVQEGRALPLLAPMSEVAGRLSVQVGATSLMAPAGGKGVLLGGVPGVRPAKVVVLGAGVAGTNAAAMALGLGADVTILDININRLRELDAQYAGRLKTVASNKYEIEKSVVDADLVIGSVLIPGAKAPKLVTNELVARMKPGSVLVDIAVDQGGCFEDTHPTTHQEPTYKVHNSIFYCVANMPGAVPNTSTYALTNVTLRYAVALANLGVRAAFDRDPALAAGLNIAGGHVAHHSVSEAHNLPLVADWHELVSA, from the coding sequence ATGATCATCGGTGTCCCCAAAGAGATCAAGAACAACGAATTCCGCGTCGCCATCACCGCCGCCGGTGTTCACGAGTTCCGCAGCAGCGGCCATACCGTCCTGGTGGAACGCGGTGCCGGGCTCGGATCAGGGATCACGGATGAGGAATACGCGATCGCCGGCGCAGAGATCGTGGCCGACGCCGATGACGTCTGGGGCCGGGCGGACATGATCATGAAGGTCAAGGAACCCATCAAGGCCGAATACCACCGCTTCCGCAAAGGCCTGGTGCTGTTCACTTACCTCCACCTCGCCGCGGAGCCCGAACTCACGCAGGAGCTCATCAACTCCGGCGTCACCGCCATCGCCTACGAGACCGTGCAGGAAGGCCGCGCCCTGCCGCTCCTGGCCCCGATGTCCGAGGTTGCCGGCCGGTTGTCCGTGCAGGTCGGCGCCACGTCCCTGATGGCACCCGCCGGCGGCAAAGGCGTCCTCCTGGGCGGCGTCCCGGGTGTCCGCCCGGCCAAGGTCGTTGTCCTGGGCGCCGGCGTGGCCGGCACCAACGCCGCCGCAATGGCACTGGGGCTCGGAGCCGACGTCACCATCCTGGACATCAACATCAACCGCCTCCGCGAACTGGACGCCCAGTACGCCGGCCGGCTCAAGACCGTGGCATCCAACAAGTACGAGATCGAAAAGTCCGTTGTGGATGCCGACCTGGTCATCGGCTCCGTGCTGATCCCCGGCGCCAAGGCCCCCAAGCTGGTGACCAACGAACTGGTGGCCCGGATGAAGCCCGGCTCCGTGCTGGTGGACATCGCCGTGGACCAGGGCGGCTGCTTCGAGGACACCCACCCCACAACGCACCAGGAACCCACCTACAAGGTGCACAACAGCATCTTCTACTGCGTAGCCAACATGCCCGGCGCCGTTCCCAACACGTCCACGTACGCCCTGACCAACGTCACCCTGCGCTACGCCGTGGCCTTGGCCAACCTGGGTGTCCGGGCAGCCTTCGACCGTGATCCCGCCCTCGCCGCAGGGCTCAACATCGCCGGCGGCCACGTGGCGCACCACTCCGTCTCCGAGGCCCACAACCTGCCCCTCGTCGCGGACTGGCACGAGCTCGTTTCGGCCTAG
- a CDS encoding CdaR family transcriptional regulator, with product MQQDVEALVEQVAQKLGRGLSLEDLDGLLLAYSSNQSHADRVRVNFLLSKRVPADVSAWQLSHGIATAVRPVIIPANPDLDMLGRVCVPLMVRGFRVGYLWVQQDSAEESPTAIVSQLPAVTHEIELLSGMLLDSNTAESEFRRSREREFLAACSGEANAVAAIAGWKEIQGKGPWQVVTVLDADGWAGGPDPIASTLIHRSAALQATIGVDKALFSAGTETHSVVLFSESVGRANHAQVLVHYQLELAKRSGRPVHRIILGISEGFAKPRELAEAYRQSRQAAQAAAVDPQLGELVDCRSTGVYQLLASAGGGAGAWADSGSVYVRMLEDHDRNHELLPVLELIYDNDGSVQDVATKLHLHRSSVYNRLGRIRQLLGVDPLKGMPRLELHAALKMRRWAMRPRI from the coding sequence ATGCAGCAGGATGTGGAAGCGCTCGTAGAGCAGGTGGCCCAAAAGCTCGGACGCGGTCTCTCACTGGAAGATCTGGACGGCCTGCTGCTCGCCTACAGCTCCAACCAGTCCCACGCCGACCGGGTCAGGGTGAACTTCCTGTTGAGTAAAAGGGTGCCCGCCGATGTCAGTGCCTGGCAGCTCTCCCATGGCATCGCCACAGCCGTCCGCCCGGTGATAATTCCCGCCAACCCGGACCTGGACATGCTCGGCCGGGTCTGTGTTCCGCTGATGGTCCGCGGGTTCCGCGTGGGGTACCTGTGGGTGCAGCAGGACTCCGCAGAGGAAAGCCCGACGGCGATTGTCTCCCAGTTGCCGGCGGTGACCCATGAGATTGAGCTGCTTTCCGGCATGCTCCTGGACTCCAACACCGCAGAGTCCGAATTCCGGCGCAGCCGCGAACGCGAGTTCCTGGCGGCCTGCTCCGGCGAGGCGAACGCGGTGGCGGCCATTGCCGGCTGGAAGGAAATCCAAGGCAAGGGTCCGTGGCAGGTGGTCACAGTGCTCGACGCCGACGGCTGGGCAGGCGGTCCTGACCCCATCGCCTCCACGCTGATCCACCGCTCGGCCGCGCTCCAGGCCACTATCGGTGTGGACAAGGCGTTGTTCAGCGCGGGTACCGAAACCCACTCGGTGGTGCTGTTCAGTGAGTCGGTGGGCCGCGCCAACCACGCCCAGGTCCTGGTCCACTACCAGTTGGAGCTCGCCAAACGTTCCGGCCGCCCGGTGCACCGCATCATCCTGGGCATCAGCGAGGGTTTCGCGAAGCCGCGCGAGCTGGCAGAGGCATACCGGCAATCGCGGCAGGCGGCCCAGGCGGCCGCGGTGGATCCCCAGCTGGGCGAACTGGTGGACTGCCGGTCCACGGGGGTCTACCAACTGCTGGCATCGGCCGGCGGCGGAGCGGGCGCCTGGGCCGACTCCGGGTCCGTCTACGTCCGGATGCTGGAGGACCACGACCGGAACCATGAGCTACTCCCGGTGCTGGAGCTCATTTACGACAACGACGGCTCCGTCCAGGACGTTGCCACCAAACTCCACCTGCACCGCAGCAGCGTCTACAACCGGCTGGGCCGTATCCGCCAGCTCCTCGGCGTCGACCCCCTGAAAGGCATGCCCCGCCTGGAACTCCACGCCGCGCTGAAGATGCGGCGCTGGGCGATGCGTCCCCGGATCTAG
- the ptsP gene encoding phosphoenolpyruvate--protein phosphotransferase: MQTFPGVGVSPGRIIGTIRQMPKPISEPPAGEQLPAGVTAEDATAALKAASQAVHDELKNRAAHATGDGKAVLEATALMAKDTMLIKGAAKLVARGTSAERAIWESGSSVSEMLHNLGGYMAERATDVLDVRARIVAELRGVPAPGIPASSTPFVLVAEDLAPADTATLDPNKVLALVTAGGGPQSHTAIIARSLGLPAVVAAVGVDELEEGTEVYVDGAGGTITAEPDESLRAAAEAWAATASLLAEFSGTGATADGHLVPLLANVGGGKDAEAAAKLGAQGVGLFRTEFCFLERDTEPTVEEQAAAYKSVFDAFPGKKVVLRTLDAGADKPLPFLTDSTEPNPALGVRGYRTDFTTPGVLDRQLEAIALAEAQSEADVWVMAPMISTAEEAARFASMCADAGIRTPGVMVEVPSAALTAEAILREVGFASLGTNDLTQYAMAADRQLGPLANLNTPWQPAVLRLVGLTVEGSRAEGNNKPVGVCGEAAADPALAVVLTGLGVTTLSMTARSLAAVAAVLKTVTLAEAQQLAKLALSAPSATEARAWVREKLPVLEELGL; encoded by the coding sequence GTGCAGACCTTCCCAGGAGTAGGCGTCAGCCCCGGCCGCATCATCGGAACCATCCGCCAGATGCCCAAACCGATCAGCGAACCCCCGGCAGGTGAGCAGCTGCCCGCCGGAGTCACCGCCGAGGACGCGACAGCCGCCCTCAAGGCCGCCTCCCAGGCCGTGCACGACGAATTGAAGAACCGTGCCGCCCACGCCACCGGTGACGGCAAGGCAGTCCTGGAAGCCACGGCACTGATGGCCAAGGACACCATGCTGATCAAGGGTGCGGCGAAGCTCGTGGCCCGCGGCACCTCCGCCGAACGCGCCATCTGGGAGTCGGGTTCCTCCGTTTCCGAAATGCTTCACAACCTCGGCGGCTACATGGCCGAACGCGCCACCGACGTCCTGGACGTGCGTGCACGGATCGTTGCCGAGCTGCGCGGCGTCCCCGCGCCCGGCATTCCGGCCTCCAGTACCCCGTTCGTCCTGGTGGCCGAGGACCTGGCTCCGGCGGACACCGCCACGCTGGATCCGAACAAGGTATTGGCACTTGTGACAGCCGGCGGCGGCCCGCAGTCCCACACCGCCATCATTGCCCGCTCCCTCGGCCTGCCGGCAGTAGTGGCTGCCGTCGGCGTGGACGAACTCGAGGAGGGCACGGAAGTCTACGTGGACGGCGCGGGTGGGACCATCACGGCCGAGCCCGATGAATCCCTGCGTGCCGCAGCGGAGGCGTGGGCGGCCACCGCCTCCCTGCTGGCTGAATTCAGCGGCACGGGTGCGACGGCGGACGGCCACCTGGTGCCCCTGCTCGCCAACGTTGGCGGCGGCAAGGATGCCGAGGCAGCCGCAAAACTTGGCGCCCAGGGCGTGGGCCTGTTCCGCACCGAGTTCTGCTTCCTGGAGCGGGACACCGAGCCCACCGTTGAAGAGCAGGCCGCCGCGTACAAGAGCGTCTTTGATGCGTTCCCGGGCAAAAAGGTGGTCCTGCGCACGCTCGACGCCGGCGCCGACAAGCCGCTTCCGTTCCTGACCGACTCCACGGAACCCAACCCGGCCCTGGGCGTCCGCGGCTACCGGACGGACTTCACCACCCCCGGCGTCCTGGACCGCCAGCTGGAAGCCATCGCCTTGGCCGAGGCGCAGTCCGAAGCGGACGTCTGGGTAATGGCTCCGATGATTTCGACTGCGGAAGAGGCTGCCCGCTTTGCTTCCATGTGCGCCGACGCCGGGATCAGGACCCCCGGCGTGATGGTGGAGGTCCCGTCCGCTGCACTGACCGCCGAAGCCATCCTGCGTGAAGTGGGCTTCGCCAGCCTGGGTACCAACGACCTTACCCAGTACGCCATGGCCGCCGACCGCCAGCTGGGCCCGCTCGCCAACCTGAACACGCCGTGGCAGCCGGCTGTCCTCCGCCTCGTGGGGCTTACGGTGGAAGGCTCCCGCGCCGAGGGGAACAACAAGCCTGTGGGCGTCTGCGGTGAGGCTGCCGCGGACCCGGCCCTCGCCGTCGTACTCACCGGCCTGGGCGTCACCACGCTGTCCATGACGGCGCGCTCCCTTGCCGCCGTGGCCGCGGTCCTGAAGACGGTCACCCTTGCCGAGGCGCAGCAGCTGGCCAAGCTGGCACTGTCCGCGCCCAGCGCCACCGAGGCGCGTGCCTGGGTCCGCGAAAAGCTTCCCGTGCTTGAAGAACTCGGGCTCTGA
- a CDS encoding TetR/AcrR family transcriptional regulator, with product MSLDGQLPPKMRLLKAAAELLAKSAGASVSTRQITQLAGVTAPTLYHHFGDKEGLFDAVVAAGFEEYVAGERDFAPSGQPLEDIRRMWDNHVQFGLNQPELYLVMFGNIRPESRPAIVADAEALLEEMLTKAAAAGQLNVQPREAARSILAANVGVTLMLIAEPVAERNLELSTMTRDAMIFAVSTEQAAGASPEDSGKSSVVVAAIALNAALQASHSDQLSSSELKLFLEWLHRISTSTSS from the coding sequence ATGAGTTTGGATGGCCAGCTTCCCCCCAAAATGCGACTGCTCAAAGCAGCGGCAGAATTGCTGGCAAAATCCGCGGGGGCATCCGTTTCCACCCGCCAGATCACGCAGCTGGCAGGAGTCACGGCGCCCACGCTGTACCACCACTTCGGTGACAAGGAAGGTCTTTTCGACGCCGTTGTCGCCGCGGGATTTGAGGAATACGTTGCGGGTGAGAGGGATTTCGCCCCGTCCGGACAGCCGCTGGAAGACATCCGGCGGATGTGGGACAACCACGTCCAGTTCGGGCTCAACCAGCCGGAACTGTATTTGGTGATGTTCGGCAATATCCGTCCGGAAAGCCGCCCCGCCATCGTTGCCGATGCCGAGGCTTTGCTTGAAGAAATGTTGACCAAAGCAGCAGCGGCAGGCCAGCTGAATGTCCAGCCCCGGGAGGCCGCCAGGTCCATCCTGGCCGCCAACGTGGGTGTGACGCTCATGCTGATCGCTGAGCCCGTTGCTGAACGAAACCTTGAACTGTCCACCATGACCCGGGACGCCATGATCTTTGCGGTGTCCACGGAGCAGGCCGCAGGAGCTTCCCCGGAAGACTCGGGAAAGTCCTCGGTGGTGGTGGCTGCGATCGCCCTGAACGCCGCACTCCAGGCATCGCACTCGGACCAGCTCTCCAGCTCGGAACTCAAACTGTTCCTCGAATGGCTCCACCGGATCTCCACCAGCACTTCGTCGTAA
- a CDS encoding HPr family phosphocarrier protein, protein MPERIATIASRSGLHARPAALFAEAAGDVGVDVTIAMQGDPEDDALDASSILSLMTLGAAKGDVVVLRAEGDGADAALDSLVKLLETDLDAE, encoded by the coding sequence ATGCCCGAACGCATCGCCACCATCGCCAGCCGCTCCGGCCTGCACGCCCGCCCCGCCGCGCTCTTCGCCGAGGCTGCCGGCGATGTGGGAGTGGACGTCACCATCGCCATGCAGGGCGACCCGGAGGATGACGCGCTGGACGCTTCGAGCATCCTCTCGCTGATGACCCTCGGTGCCGCAAAGGGTGATGTGGTGGTGCTGCGCGCCGAAGGTGACGGCGCCGACGCGGCACTGGACTCCCTGGTCAAGCTCCTGGAAACGGACCTGGACGCCGAATAG
- a CDS encoding helix-turn-helix domain-containing protein, producing the protein MALIAPRMTAGLPAEDAGKLRQALEGGHDITVFVDGTVHRLTPEARDAVVDLLSRFSRGEAVTVSSVEEMLTTSQAAELAGISHTYLRNMTDRGEIPVEYRGTHRRIRLAAIMAWLDQQKKNEQAAGTS; encoded by the coding sequence ATGGCACTGATAGCTCCCCGAATGACTGCCGGCCTGCCGGCCGAAGACGCAGGAAAACTGCGGCAGGCATTGGAAGGCGGCCACGACATCACGGTCTTTGTGGACGGCACCGTCCACCGGCTGACGCCCGAGGCGAGGGACGCCGTCGTCGACCTTCTCAGCCGGTTCAGCCGCGGCGAAGCGGTGACTGTCAGCAGCGTGGAGGAAATGCTCACCACCTCCCAGGCGGCCGAACTCGCCGGCATTTCCCACACGTATCTGCGCAACATGACAGACCGCGGCGAAATCCCGGTGGAATACCGCGGCACGCACCGCAGGATCAGGCTGGCGGCCATCATGGCGTGGCTGGACCAGCAGAAGAAAAACGAGCAGGCGGCCGGGACCAGCTAG
- a CDS encoding alpha/beta fold hydrolase, translated as MKLTGGRDIETGGLTGRLYASVAPGDDGPRRTYVLLHGIGVSHRYLARLHQELSLTADVYSFDLPGFGDAPKPPRQVPVGEFAAFVRTALAAAGVTSCVVVGHSMGTQHAVELALQEPDLVAGLVLMGPVVDPRRKSIARQAFALTRDAMFSESLSANAIVFSDYFRAGLRWYLTELPVMMQYPLEARISGVSQPLLVLRGSKDPIAGRDWCRLLAARTPQGSAAEIPGHGHVFQHTATGPAAAAISSWARAVDGFGVTA; from the coding sequence GTGAAGCTCACCGGTGGCAGGGACATTGAAACAGGCGGCCTGACGGGCCGTTTGTACGCTTCAGTCGCGCCCGGGGACGACGGTCCGCGCCGGACCTATGTCCTGCTGCACGGAATTGGTGTCTCCCACCGCTACCTTGCACGGCTGCACCAGGAGCTTTCGCTGACGGCCGACGTCTATTCCTTTGACCTGCCGGGTTTCGGCGATGCGCCCAAGCCTCCGCGCCAGGTACCGGTGGGTGAGTTCGCCGCTTTTGTACGCACCGCGCTCGCGGCTGCCGGCGTGACGTCCTGTGTGGTGGTCGGCCACTCCATGGGCACCCAGCATGCTGTGGAACTGGCGCTGCAGGAGCCGGATCTCGTGGCCGGGCTGGTGCTGATGGGACCGGTGGTGGACCCCCGCCGCAAATCGATTGCGAGGCAGGCGTTCGCCCTGACCCGCGACGCCATGTTCAGCGAAAGCCTGTCCGCAAACGCCATTGTTTTCTCGGACTATTTCCGGGCCGGCCTCCGCTGGTACCTCACCGAGTTGCCCGTCATGATGCAGTATCCGCTGGAGGCCCGGATCAGCGGCGTCAGCCAGCCGCTGCTGGTGCTCCGCGGCAGCAAGGACCCGATTGCCGGCCGCGACTGGTGCCGCCTGCTGGCAGCCCGGACGCCCCAGGGCAGCGCAGCCGAAATCCCCGGCCACGGCCACGTTTTCCAGCACACCGCCACGGGGCCCGCGGCCGCGGCGATCAGCAGTTGGGCCCGGGCAGTGGACGGCTTCGGCGTGACAGCCTGA
- a CDS encoding PTS mannitol transporter subunit IICBA: protein MATETVAKPRTSVRVGVQKFGTFLSGMIMPNMGAFIAWGLITALFIEKGWIPVPGLGGFGTNADGDPNVGLVGPMITYLLPLLIAYTGGRMVYDVRGGVVGAIGTMGVIVGAGIPMFIGAMIMGPLGGWTMKKIDSLWDGKIRPGFEMLVNNFAAGIWGALLAMLGFYGISPLVTAFSTGAGNVVQFLVNNGLLPLTSIFIEPAKVLFLNNAINHGVLTPLGIQQSLDQGKSILFLLEANPGPGLGILLAYMFFGRGVAKASASGAAIIHFLGGIHEIYFPYVLMRPLLILAAIAGGMTGIATMAITGSGLVAPAAPGSILAVLAQTSRDSYVGVILAVILATTVSFLVASVILKTTKHSDETDLTDATSKMESMKGKKSSVSSALTGAGAGAGAGVGTAVLAGPIKNIVFACDAGMGSSAMGASVLRNKIKAAGFPDVKVTNAAIANLNDTYDVVITHQDLTERAKPATSSAAHFSVDNFMNSPRYDEIVELVREHNAGGATPDAGAAAAGVATAGAGAAGHGAHVADAPVDGAGAAGSGTAAAAGTEAPPSDILVADSVILDGAATTRDAAIDEAGRLLLDRGAVDEGYIAAMHEREESVSTYMGSFLAIPHGTNAAKDHIMKSAVSVIRYPDGIDWNGKQVKFVVGVAGINNEHLHILSSIAKVFTNKAQVAQLEAATSVDEVLELFGKVNA, encoded by the coding sequence ATGGCAACAGAGACAGTTGCAAAACCCCGCACCAGCGTGCGGGTCGGCGTCCAGAAGTTCGGGACGTTCCTGTCCGGAATGATCATGCCCAACATGGGGGCGTTCATCGCCTGGGGCCTCATCACCGCGCTCTTTATCGAGAAGGGCTGGATCCCGGTCCCAGGGCTGGGAGGCTTCGGCACAAACGCTGACGGCGATCCCAACGTTGGCCTGGTTGGCCCCATGATCACCTACCTGCTGCCCCTCCTGATCGCGTACACGGGCGGCCGGATGGTCTATGACGTCCGCGGCGGCGTCGTGGGTGCCATCGGCACCATGGGCGTCATTGTGGGCGCCGGTATTCCGATGTTCATCGGCGCCATGATCATGGGTCCGCTTGGCGGCTGGACCATGAAGAAGATCGACTCCCTCTGGGACGGCAAGATCCGGCCCGGCTTCGAAATGCTGGTCAACAACTTCGCCGCAGGCATCTGGGGCGCCCTGCTGGCCATGCTTGGCTTCTACGGCATCTCTCCGCTGGTCACAGCGTTCAGCACAGGCGCCGGAAACGTGGTGCAGTTCCTGGTCAACAACGGCCTGCTGCCGCTCACCAGCATCTTCATCGAGCCGGCCAAGGTGCTGTTCCTGAACAACGCCATCAACCACGGTGTGCTGACTCCGCTGGGCATCCAGCAGTCACTGGACCAGGGCAAGTCCATCCTGTTCCTGCTCGAAGCCAACCCCGGCCCCGGCCTGGGCATCCTGCTGGCGTACATGTTCTTCGGCAGGGGTGTGGCCAAGGCGTCAGCCTCCGGTGCTGCCATCATCCACTTCCTCGGCGGCATCCACGAGATCTACTTCCCCTACGTCCTGATGCGCCCGCTCCTGATCCTGGCTGCGATCGCCGGCGGCATGACCGGCATCGCCACCATGGCCATCACCGGTTCCGGGCTGGTTGCCCCCGCGGCGCCCGGATCGATCCTTGCAGTACTCGCCCAGACCTCGCGTGACAGCTACGTCGGGGTGATCCTGGCGGTAATTCTTGCCACCACGGTTTCCTTCCTGGTGGCCTCCGTGATCCTCAAGACCACCAAGCACAGCGATGAGACGGACCTGACCGACGCCACGTCCAAGATGGAGTCCATGAAGGGCAAAAAGAGCTCTGTGTCCTCGGCCCTGACCGGCGCGGGTGCAGGCGCCGGCGCGGGTGTTGGCACGGCCGTCCTCGCAGGCCCCATCAAGAACATTGTGTTTGCCTGCGACGCCGGCATGGGCTCCAGCGCCATGGGCGCCTCGGTACTGCGGAACAAGATCAAGGCCGCCGGTTTTCCCGACGTCAAGGTCACCAACGCGGCCATCGCCAACCTCAACGACACGTACGACGTTGTGATCACCCACCAGGACCTGACCGAGCGGGCCAAGCCGGCCACGTCCAGCGCGGCGCACTTCTCGGTGGACAACTTCATGAACAGCCCCCGGTACGACGAAATTGTGGAACTGGTCAGGGAACACAACGCCGGGGGTGCGACGCCCGACGCCGGTGCTGCCGCCGCAGGTGTTGCCACTGCCGGAGCCGGAGCGGCCGGCCACGGCGCCCACGTCGCCGATGCCCCCGTTGACGGCGCAGGTGCTGCCGGCAGCGGGACCGCAGCTGCCGCCGGGACCGAGGCGCCGCCGTCGGACATCCTGGTGGCTGACAGCGTCATCCTCGACGGCGCCGCCACCACGCGGGATGCAGCGATCGACGAAGCGGGCCGGCTCCTGCTGGACCGCGGCGCCGTGGACGAGGGCTACATCGCGGCGATGCACGAGCGCGAAGAGTCCGTGTCCACGTACATGGGCAGCTTCCTGGCCATCCCGCACGGCACCAACGCGGCCAAGGACCACATCATGAAGTCCGCGGTGTCCGTGATCCGTTACCCGGACGGCATTGACTGGAACGGCAAGCAGGTCAAGTTCGTGGTGGGCGTGGCAGGCATCAACAACGAGCACCTCCACATCCTGTCCTCCATCGCCAAGGTCTTCACCAACAAGGCCCAGGTGGCCCAGCTGGAGGCCGCGACCTCCGTGGACGAAGTCCTGGAACTGTTCGGAAAGGTCAACGCATAG